Proteins co-encoded in one Capnocytophaga ochracea DSM 7271 genomic window:
- a CDS encoding GDSL-type esterase/lipase family protein: MKKQLFFITLLLLTVFACAQKKPLKVACVGNSITYGYGIENREQNSYPSVLQRQLGKGYEVENFGHSGATLLSKGHKPYIQQEEYKKALAFAADIVVIHLGINDTDPRNWPNYRDDFVKDYLSLIASFKKANPKARILIARMTPLAHRHKRFESGTRDWHAEIQQAIERIAKQAGVQLVDFHEPLYHFPQMLPDAVHPNVQGATILAQVVYSAITGDYGGLHLPAIYSDNMVLQHGIPLTLGGIANTGTKITVKIGKQQLTTTADSNGKWQVTLSPLTAKETYTLQITAGKEKRTFTNVVAGEVWLCSGQSNMEFYMNQTSTGEKDIPQADNPNIRLFDMKERWRTDPVEWNASVLDSLNYLQYYRPTQWQVCSPKTVSHFSAVAYYFGRTLQKDLDMPVGLICNAVGGSPTEAWIDRRTLEYNFPSILYNWRENDFIMDWVRSRASENIKKSTDKLQRHPYEPAYLFEAGILPLNHYAIKGVIWYQGESNAHNKDAHSKLFPLLVKSWRTEFGNPQMPFYYVQLSSINRPSWGWFRDSQRRLMKDIPHSGMAVSYDYGHPTDVHPKNKQPIGERLAQWALNDTYGKTNIIPSGPLFRSATFSGKEATVSFQYAQGLHTADGKPLRGFELSDGNGIFYPATAEIVGEEVKVTSNQVATPKTVRYAFTPVTDANLVNQANLPASTFTSEE, translated from the coding sequence ATGAAAAAGCAACTTTTCTTTATCACACTCTTACTCCTTACCGTCTTTGCTTGCGCACAAAAAAAGCCTCTTAAAGTGGCGTGCGTAGGCAATAGTATTACCTATGGCTATGGCATTGAAAACCGCGAACAAAACAGCTATCCTTCGGTGCTTCAACGTCAGTTAGGAAAAGGCTATGAGGTGGAAAACTTCGGTCATTCAGGAGCTACTTTGCTCAGCAAAGGGCATAAGCCTTACATTCAGCAAGAAGAATACAAAAAAGCACTCGCCTTTGCAGCAGATATAGTGGTCATTCACTTAGGTATTAACGATACCGATCCCCGCAACTGGCCTAACTACCGCGATGATTTCGTAAAAGATTATCTATCTCTCATCGCTTCGTTTAAAAAAGCGAATCCCAAAGCGCGTATCCTCATTGCTCGTATGACCCCTCTCGCACATCGCCACAAGCGATTCGAATCTGGCACCCGCGATTGGCACGCCGAAATACAACAAGCCATAGAGCGCATCGCCAAGCAAGCGGGCGTCCAACTTGTCGACTTCCACGAGCCTCTATATCACTTCCCTCAAATGCTCCCCGATGCGGTACACCCTAATGTTCAAGGGGCGACTATCTTGGCACAGGTAGTTTACAGTGCCATTACAGGCGATTACGGAGGTTTGCACCTCCCCGCTATCTATTCCGATAATATGGTATTGCAACACGGCATACCTCTCACCCTCGGCGGTATCGCCAATACGGGTACTAAAATCACTGTGAAGATAGGCAAACAGCAACTCACCACTACCGCCGATAGCAATGGCAAATGGCAAGTAACCTTATCGCCACTTACTGCCAAAGAAACCTATACGCTCCAAATCACAGCAGGTAAAGAAAAACGCACCTTTACCAATGTAGTAGCCGGCGAAGTATGGCTTTGCTCAGGGCAATCGAATATGGAGTTTTATATGAACCAAACTTCTACGGGCGAAAAGGATATTCCGCAAGCCGATAATCCTAATATCCGCCTGTTTGATATGAAAGAACGCTGGCGTACCGACCCCGTAGAATGGAATGCCTCAGTGTTAGATTCGCTCAACTATTTACAATATTACCGCCCTACTCAGTGGCAAGTGTGCTCTCCTAAAACAGTAAGTCATTTTTCTGCGGTAGCTTATTACTTCGGGCGTACTCTCCAAAAAGATTTGGATATGCCTGTGGGGCTCATTTGCAATGCTGTGGGGGGCTCACCTACCGAAGCGTGGATTGACCGCCGTACTTTGGAATACAACTTCCCAAGTATCCTTTATAATTGGCGTGAGAATGATTTTATAATGGATTGGGTGCGCTCTCGTGCTTCCGAGAACATCAAAAAGTCTACGGATAAACTCCAACGTCACCCCTATGAGCCTGCTTATTTATTCGAAGCGGGAATACTCCCTTTAAATCATTATGCTATCAAAGGGGTAATATGGTATCAAGGCGAATCGAATGCGCATAACAAGGACGCTCATAGCAAGTTGTTTCCTCTATTGGTGAAGAGTTGGCGCACTGAGTTTGGCAATCCACAAATGCCTTTCTACTACGTACAGCTATCCAGTATCAATCGTCCGTCGTGGGGTTGGTTTAGAGACAGTCAACGTCGATTGATGAAAGACATACCACACAGCGGAATGGCAGTATCTTACGACTATGGTCACCCCACCGATGTACACCCAAAGAACAAACAACCCATAGGCGAACGCTTAGCGCAATGGGCTTTGAATGATACTTATGGCAAGACAAATATAATTCCTTCAGGACCTTTGTTCCGTTCAGCGACTTTCAGTGGGAAAGAAGCCACAGTTTCTTTTCAGTATGCACAAGGCTTGCATACCGCCGATGGCAAGCCCTTACGCGGTTTTGAACTTTCTGACGGTAATGGTATTTTCTATCCTGCTACCGCCGAAATAGTAGGTGAAGAAGTGAAAGTAACCAGCAACCAAGTCGCTACCCCTAAAACCGTGCGCTACGCCTTTACCCCTGTTACCGATGCCAATTTAGTAAATCAAGCCAACCTCCCCGCCAGTACCTTTACAAGTGAAGAATAA
- a CDS encoding OmpA family protein, translating to MNRIKILMVATLATLSTGVLSAQDNYRPWLVGAGVSTVDFKVPERSVIKDWFGYPDMNVGFRVNAARYIKKGITAEAGFAYASIKKDQNYFPDVEETKLTNAKSYWAFDVRGRYHLNRLWNGLPWLDPYPQVGVGVASVDNESKFKFIAGAGVNFWFTDVVGANVNTAYNVGGGTGHDYYQWGAGIVLKLPLTARENPIVDHVERTKVKEPKVKKERKRVTKTGAITRVETPEEREERTKRVVKQINLYAKTILFDTDKSVVKPQAEFILDNIAIIMNENPDFNFVVEGHTDNTGTPEHNLKLSQDRADAIKQYLSRHGVSKKRLDAKGYGQTRPIESNETERGKEINRRVEINVVKDNQ from the coding sequence GTAGGAGCGGGCGTGAGCACCGTAGACTTTAAAGTACCTGAAAGAAGTGTAATAAAAGACTGGTTCGGGTATCCTGATATGAATGTGGGCTTCCGCGTGAATGCTGCTCGATATATCAAAAAAGGGATTACTGCCGAAGCAGGTTTTGCTTATGCAAGTATTAAGAAAGACCAAAATTACTTCCCCGATGTAGAGGAAACGAAACTCACCAATGCGAAGAGTTATTGGGCTTTTGATGTACGTGGTCGTTATCACCTAAACCGCTTATGGAACGGATTGCCTTGGCTTGACCCTTATCCACAAGTGGGTGTAGGGGTTGCCTCAGTAGATAACGAGAGCAAGTTTAAGTTTATCGCTGGTGCAGGAGTGAACTTCTGGTTTACTGATGTAGTAGGTGCCAATGTGAACACTGCCTACAACGTAGGAGGTGGAACCGGTCACGACTACTATCAATGGGGTGCTGGTATAGTGCTTAAATTGCCTCTTACTGCCCGTGAGAATCCTATTGTAGACCACGTAGAACGCACCAAGGTAAAAGAACCTAAGGTAAAGAAAGAGCGCAAACGCGTAACCAAAACAGGAGCTATCACGCGTGTAGAAACTCCCGAAGAACGTGAAGAACGTACTAAGCGCGTGGTGAAACAGATAAACCTTTATGCTAAGACTATCTTGTTCGACACTGATAAATCGGTGGTGAAACCACAGGCTGAGTTTATCTTGGATAACATTGCTATCATTATGAACGAGAACCCTGATTTTAACTTTGTAGTAGAAGGTCATACTGATAACACCGGGACTCCTGAGCACAACCTCAAACTCTCACAAGACCGTGCTGATGCCATCAAGCAATACCTTTCTCGCCACGGTGTAAGCAAAAAACGCCTCGACGCAAAAGGTTATGGACAAACACGACCTATTGAGAGCAATGAGACTGAACGCGGAAAGGAAATTAACCGTAGGGTGGAAATAAACGTAGTGAAAGATAATCAGTAG